The following coding sequences are from one Calditrichota bacterium window:
- the nagA gene encoding N-acetylglucosamine-6-phosphate deacetylase — MPECLLLRNCLPYDAGGKSAPIDLLLENGRIAKMGPRLSVPRGANILEAEGRVVAPGFIDVHIQGAGGADVLDGTKDALRTIARTLPQFGTTSFLATTAFHFDKANHHLEVAANLAGKDLGGANLLGIHLEGPFINPDKRGGMSPTCIGPPSSRTLADILQLTGDALKMMTIAPELDGAIPLVDELLAKGVVPAFGHSAATYEQAAMGFGAGIRHVTHLFNAMAPFHHREPGPLPAIAETGGVTVQLIADGVHVHPAAVRLAWRLFGPRGIVCITDGIQALGLPEGRYVYNGREYEARDGIARYLDGTLIGTAMGLNSLVRRLQVFTCCSLAQAIDTVSANPARLLGLAGKGELAVGADADLVLLEEGLAVWATIVGGKIRHRRD, encoded by the coding sequence ATGCCAGAATGCCTCTTGCTCAGGAATTGCCTTCCTTACGATGCGGGCGGAAAGTCCGCGCCAATTGACCTCTTGCTCGAAAACGGGCGCATCGCGAAGATGGGGCCGAGGCTCTCGGTCCCGCGGGGAGCGAACATCCTGGAAGCCGAAGGCCGGGTGGTGGCGCCGGGATTCATTGACGTGCACATTCAGGGCGCAGGCGGCGCAGACGTGCTGGACGGGACAAAGGACGCCCTCCGCACCATTGCCCGCACCCTGCCGCAGTTCGGCACCACGAGCTTTTTGGCCACTACTGCCTTTCACTTTGACAAAGCGAACCATCACCTGGAGGTGGCTGCCAACCTCGCGGGGAAAGACTTAGGAGGCGCGAACCTGCTGGGTATTCACCTCGAGGGGCCGTTCATCAACCCGGACAAGCGCGGCGGAATGAGTCCCACCTGCATCGGGCCACCGTCCTCCCGGACATTGGCCGACATTCTCCAGCTCACCGGCGACGCGCTCAAGATGATGACCATTGCCCCCGAGCTGGACGGCGCGATACCGCTGGTCGACGAGCTCCTCGCCAAGGGGGTAGTGCCTGCATTTGGGCATTCGGCGGCAACTTATGAGCAGGCGGCCATGGGTTTTGGTGCTGGCATCAGGCACGTCACCCATCTGTTCAATGCCATGGCGCCGTTTCACCATCGGGAGCCTGGCCCCTTGCCTGCCATAGCGGAGACCGGGGGCGTGACGGTGCAGCTCATCGCCGATGGCGTGCATGTCCATCCGGCCGCCGTGCGGCTGGCGTGGCGCCTTTTCGGCCCGCGAGGGATCGTGTGCATCACCGACGGCATCCAGGCCCTCGGCCTGCCGGAGGGCAGGTATGTTTACAACGGCAGGGAGTACGAAGCGCGGGACGGGATCGCTCGCTACTTAGACGGCACGCTCATCGGCACGGCAATGGGGCTGAACAGCCTGGTACGGCGGTTGCAGGTCTTCACCTGCTGTTCGCTCGCGCAGGCCATCGATACGGTGAGCGCGAACCCCGCACGCCTGCTCGGCCTTGCCGGCAAGGGTGAGCTTGCCGTGGGAGCGGATGCCGACCTGGTGCTGCTGGAAGAGGGGCTTGCCGTCTGGGCAACGATAGTCGGAGGGAAGATCCGCCATCGCAGAGATTAA